From a single Shewanella denitrificans OS217 genomic region:
- a CDS encoding protein disulfide-isomerase, whose translation MNTELYFIYDSHCPWSYAATPLVNALQAAYPEMKVNLLHSAHYIGKDSAGEEQMQAAARISGLKFGRDHIRYANSPKSSIKTANFMAWLQDKQADKQLAVLNALQRAHFIEGSPLDNKHDFTAIVETFKLSPSNKVFKDELSMDAEYALDGIEEIQQVIGTTGFPVLVMTLDDNAIFIDHSKYLSSPHAVVAAVEKEIAVLKLAKE comes from the coding sequence ATGAATACTGAACTTTATTTTATCTACGATTCCCACTGCCCTTGGAGCTATGCCGCCACCCCTTTAGTGAACGCATTACAAGCAGCCTACCCCGAAATGAAGGTTAACTTGTTGCACAGCGCCCATTACATAGGCAAAGACAGTGCAGGTGAAGAGCAGATGCAGGCGGCTGCGAGAATAAGCGGACTTAAATTTGGTCGCGATCACATTCGCTACGCCAACAGCCCTAAAAGCTCGATAAAAACCGCAAACTTTATGGCATGGTTACAGGACAAGCAGGCCGATAAGCAATTGGCCGTGCTCAATGCATTGCAAAGAGCCCATTTCATCGAAGGTAGCCCACTGGACAATAAACACGATTTCACTGCCATAGTGGAAACCTTTAAGCTGTCACCCTCCAATAAAGTGTTTAAAGACGAGCTCAGCATGGACGCGGAATACGCACTAGACGGCATTGAAGAAATTCAACAGGTGATAGGCACCACAGGCTTTCCTGTGCTAGTGATGACCTTAGACGATAACGCCATCTTTATCGACCACTCAAAATACTTAAGCAGTCCTCATGCCGTCGTCGCTGCGGTTGAAAAAGAAATTGCCGTATTGAAATTAGCCAAAGAATAA
- a CDS encoding rod shape-determining protein MreB produces the protein MLTRILSHFASVLYVQIWENRLKVTDISTGEVFDDAPYVIIKIFDKGEKIISGIGSIANQHLASNEISVNPFSHPRVLFSDFYVGEKLLQYAFTKLSNIKSLRPRPKVIIHPMEKTEGGLTMIEKRAFRELAVGAGAIEVKL, from the coding sequence ATGTTAACAAGGATACTTTCTCATTTTGCATCCGTTCTCTATGTACAGATATGGGAGAACAGGCTTAAGGTTACAGATATATCCACTGGTGAGGTCTTTGACGATGCCCCTTATGTCATCATAAAAATATTTGATAAAGGTGAAAAGATCATCTCGGGAATAGGTAGCATAGCCAATCAACATCTAGCCTCAAACGAAATATCAGTCAATCCATTTTCTCACCCTAGAGTCTTGTTCTCAGATTTTTATGTTGGCGAAAAGTTACTTCAATATGCTTTTACTAAACTGAGTAATATTAAGTCATTGCGTCCAAGGCCAAAAGTCATCATCCATCCGATGGAAAAAACTGAAGGTGGCTTAACTATGATAGAGAAGCGAGCCTTTAGAGAGCTTGCTGTAGGGGCAGGTGCAATTGAAGTTAAGCTATAG
- a CDS encoding phosphotransferase family protein, translated as MMKTEPSINLSLKRLVENPSYADACDILDERPLEFWLPTIEVILSQHQLAKKTVLRISNGSNALFDIDNEYILKLVPPNWDYQGISEVTSLTLLNLANHSENLSLAVPKMIGFGRVDNWFYVIMTKLKGLSMATVWPDLNTAQKLPLVKQLGQFMTELHQITSTQAFTPDPRLSVDWPEYIKGLISDSVPRHARKGVSPELVTQISDYLQAADSDFNDIHAVFIHMDLHPWNLMVEKHHGHYRLCGVVDFGDALVGNCQLLELATPIIFVCQGNKTLIDELVANYSPLNEVYLDRQVLQRQLMAVSLIRPACDFNFVLQQVPQSGKRDSWQAIAKQLFPLYKGRPA; from the coding sequence ATGATGAAAACAGAACCTAGCATTAATCTTAGTCTCAAGCGGCTTGTGGAAAATCCAAGCTATGCTGACGCCTGTGACATCTTAGATGAGCGCCCCCTCGAGTTTTGGCTGCCGACCATTGAGGTAATATTAAGCCAACACCAACTAGCGAAAAAAACCGTGCTACGAATAAGCAATGGCAGTAATGCCTTATTCGACATAGATAATGAATACATTCTAAAGCTAGTGCCACCAAACTGGGATTATCAAGGCATTAGTGAGGTGACGTCGCTAACACTGCTTAATCTGGCTAATCACTCAGAAAACCTCTCTTTAGCTGTCCCTAAAATGATCGGTTTTGGCAGAGTAGATAACTGGTTTTATGTGATTATGACTAAACTCAAAGGGCTATCTATGGCCACTGTTTGGCCAGATCTTAATACAGCACAGAAATTGCCTCTGGTTAAACAACTCGGTCAATTTATGACAGAGCTACACCAAATAACCAGCACACAAGCATTCACTCCAGACCCAAGACTCAGCGTCGATTGGCCTGAGTATATTAAGGGATTAATTTCCGATAGTGTCCCAAGGCATGCTCGTAAAGGGGTTAGCCCAGAACTCGTCACCCAAATTTCTGACTATTTACAGGCTGCTGACAGTGATTTTAATGACATCCATGCAGTGTTTATTCATATGGATTTGCACCCATGGAACTTAATGGTCGAAAAACATCATGGGCACTATCGGCTCTGCGGTGTGGTAGATTTTGGTGATGCCCTAGTGGGAAACTGTCAACTACTCGAATTAGCCACGCCAATTATTTTTGTCTGCCAAGGGAATAAAACCTTAATAGATGAGCTAGTTGCAAACTACTCGCCCCTTAATGAAGTCTATCTAGATAGGCAAGTATTGCAGCGGCAATTAATGGCTGTCAGTTTAATTCGGCCCGCATGTGATTTTAACTTTGTGTTGCAGCAAGTGCCGCAAAGCGGCAAGCGTGATTCATGGCAGGCGATTGCAAAACAACTTTTCCCGCTATACAAAGGTCGGCCAGCGTAA